The Pseudomonas graminis region CTGGTTGATGTTGCTTTCGTGCAGCGACCACGAGGGACCCATCTGGCGGTTTCTGGCCAGGCCCTGCCACACGCCAAAGCCGATCAGCAAAGCGATGATCGACATGTTGAAGGACCAGCCGATTTTCAGCCCGGCGTAAACGTTCGAAGGCGTCAGCAAAACACCCAGCACCGCGCCAGTGAGCACCGCACGCGCACTCAGCTCACGCTGCGCACGAGGAGGAGGCAGGGTTGAAAGAGCAGGGTTTTCCATGACAGATCCTTCTTGGCGATCGCAAGAGTGACTCTGCACAACTGAGCCCCGACACCGCCGAAGGTTCACCGCCGCCCTTACGCCAGACGCTTTCACGCCTGCCTACCACGCACGGAACGCCGGAGATTTTTGGCGGATTTACTGCGCTGGCGGATCCAGCAAGACCCACAGCCGGACGATCTTGCCGTCGACGACTTCGGCCACATCCGCGCCCGTTACAACCACCGGACCTTCCTTCGGTCCCGCATGCCAGCGCAGGTAAGCCATCCCGTGATGCCCCACCGCCACGCCCTGGGCGACGAAGGAAAAGTCGGGACCGAACTGCTCAAGCAGTGCGCCTGCAACGTCGGAGATAGCGGCCTGTCCGGTGACGACGCCTTCTGGCTCGTACATCGTGGGTTCAGCGGAGAATAACTGTTGGATGGCAGCGATGCGTTTATTGGCATCTCGCTCGTTGAACACCTGTTCCAGATTCGCGCGCAGGAGTGCGTTGAAGTCCGGGGCCGGTCGGGGTGATGGAGCATTGTTTGGCTGAGGCATGGTAAGTCTCTCGTTCAGGGGTGCGGAAGAGACTAGACGCTAAAGAGGGGGCAGGCTTGGTGAGGAGCGGAGCAAATTGAGGTTGCCTGATGGATGATTGCTAAACCCGCTCAAACAAAAAAGGCCCACCTTTCGGTGAGCCTTTTTGCTAAATCTGGTGCCGGCACCAGGAGTCGAACCCGGGACCTACTGATTACAAGTCAGTTGCTCTACCAACTGAGCTATACCGGCGTTGTGGGCGCTGATTATAGGGATTTGATCTGGCGAGTAAAGCCCTAATTTCAGTTTTTTCGGCGGCCTTATGCCAGAAGGTGATTACCGTTATTCACAATCCGCACAAACCTAAGGCGACGATCGGTCAGATTCAGGAACCATTCTCAATCGTTCGCAAGCTACTGTTTTAGCGCCAATTTTACGCTGACTAAAAAATGAACAAATGGTTACATCCCCTCACAGCAGGAATTCCGGGCGTTCGCTGGAATTTAATCAACAGACTTATCCACAGGTGCGCGCGTCAAAAAACGCTCATGGTCGTTCTGCAAGAATGAGCAGATTCCGCGGAGTGACTTGGCTGTCGCAGAAGGTGCCGATGTGCACGTCGTAGCCGCACTCAGTCAGATAAAGCGCGCGGTCTAGGATGAGCCACATTTCCAGCGGCCGGCGGAAGAGATTGCGCAGCAGCTCGAGGTTGCGCACTTCGGCTAAACGCCTCCAGCCCGCCGCCTCAAGTGCCGTCCAGTCCTGAATGCCGGGGGAGGGGAGTTGTTTGAGTTCAGCCAGGTCCCGGCAGTAGTCGGCGAAGGGTTTGTCGAGCCAGGCGCCGGGCAGCGACGGCGTTGGTAGATAGTCGTCGACGCCTCGCAGCTCTCGCTGCAGCAGGTCGAAGCCGAGGCGGCGAGCCATGGAGATGTCGCGCTGGCGGCGTACACGGGCGCCGGCGGTGACGGTTTCGCTGAGGGGCAGGCCGAGGTCGTCGATGGAGAGCGTAAGCGCGGACGCTTTGCCCCGCTGGGAGATCGGCAGGTAGTGCTCGCCGACGATGCGGTTGTAGCAGCAGGGCGCGATGGCCAGTTGTCGGCAGCGTGCGTCGCTGGCGAGGTGCATGAGGCGCACATGAAGGTCGCCGCAGGCGTGGAGGGCGACGGGCGTGTGATGCGTTCCCAGACGCCTGGCTGCATCGTCGGCCATGACGTCTTGGTGCAGATGGTCGGCGGTGATGCCCAGTTTTTCGCTGAGTTGCCTTCCTGATTCAACCAGGTCCGCATCGTATTCCAGGCAGGTCAGCAATTGACCGCCATGGGCGAGGCGTCGACCGAGATGGCCTTTGCCCGAGCACCAATCCAGCCAGTGGGTTGGCTGCCTTTGAAAGCTCAAGCGGCTGGCGAAGGCTTCGATTTGCTGCCATTTGCGGCCAGGTACGTCGACGCTCATGCGCGATGACACAGGCGCCAGACTAACGGGCGGCAGCGCGTCGATCTCGCTTAACGCCTTCGACTGTAAGGCCAGCTGAGCAAAGGGCTGAGGCGCATCGAGAAGTTCGGGGTGGCTGTGTGCGGCTTCTGCTTCTTCGAGCGAACGTTGCCGCAGCCAGCGTGACAGCTCCGGGTGCTGCGATTCCCACGGTAGATGGTGATGGGTGAAGGGGCGCGGGCGCCACAGGGCTTGATGCTCCAGGAGGAAGGCATCGAGCGCTGCGAATCGGGATTGGAGCTGCGTGGGTGTGAGTGGCATTGGATTAAGGCAGTCGGGATGTGCGTTGCAGGATACGGTGAATCAGTGCCTGGGCGCGTTTATCAGGCATAGCGATCTTTGGCGGCTGAAATGCCGCTTTCGCGAGCAAGCTCGCTCCCACAGGTTCGGTACTTGCTGTGCGACAGGCGATCTGCCACGAGTACCGTGTTTGATGCGCCCCCCTCGGTGTTTGGACGAAGAGAGGCGCGCCTGCTAGCGCGCGGCAATCTTCACCGCCCTTGGCTGGCGTCCACCCGCAAGTACCGCTCCAACAGCTTGAAGCCTTGCACCAGCACGAACGACATCACCAGATAGATCAACCCGGCGATAAGGAAGGTCTGCTCCGGCATGTAGGTCCGCGCGTTGATGGTGCGGGCCATGCCGGTGATGTCGAGCAGGGTCACGGTGCTCGCCAGTGCGCTGGCCTTGAGCATCAGAATGACTTCGTTGCTGTAGGCGGGCAGACCGATGCGTGCGGCACGGGGCAGGATGATGTACAGCAGCGCTTTGCCTCTGGACATGCCCAGTGCGCGAGCCGCTTCGATCTCGCCTGGCGGCACCGCCTGAATGGCGCCGCGCAAGATTTCGGCGATGTAGGCGGTGGTGTGCAGGGTCATGGTCAGCGCTGCGCAGAAGAACGGATCACGCAGGTAAGGCCACAGCGGACCTTTAGTGACGACGTCGAACTGCGCCAGGCCGTAATAGACCAGAAACAGCTGCACCAGCAGCGGCGTGCCACGGAAAAAGAAGATGTAAGCGTAGGGCAGCGCCCGCACGTACGCGTTACGCGAGGCGCGGGCGATGCCCAGCGGTATGGCGAGAATGAGGCCCGCGATCACTGCGACGGCTACCAATTCCAGCGTCACGGTGGCGCCATGCAGCAGTTTCGGTAGCCATTTGAGGACGAACTCCCAACTCATGACGCGCTCCTTGCAAAGCCCACAGAAGCGCGCTTCTCCAGCCATGCCAGGCCGATCATCGACAGCGCGGTCATGCACAGGTACATCAGCGCCGCGACCATATAGAAGGTAAAAGGCTGCTTGGTGGACGTGACGGCGATCTGCGCGTGACGCATGACCTCCTCAAGGCCGATGACCGACACCAGCGCGGTGTCCTTCATCAGGATCATGAACAGGTTGCCCAGCCCCGGCAGCGCGATGCGCCACATCTGCGGCATCACCAGCTTGAAGAAGATGCGCGAGCGCGACATGCCCAGCGCCAGCCCGGCCTCGCGGTGGCCTTTGGGGATCGAGAGCATGGCGCCGCGAAACACCTCGGTTGCGTACGCGCCGAAGCACAGGCCCAGGGCAATGACGCCAGCCGCGAACGCACTCAGCGACAGATTGGGAATATCGAACAGCTTGCCGATCGCCCGCATCGAGCTGACCGTGCCGAAGTAGATCAGCAATACCCATAGCAATTCAGGGATGCCGCGCACCAGCGTGGAGTAGGTGCCACCCAGCCACTGCAAGGCCCGATTCGGCGAAGTCTTCGCCAGCGCCCCGAGCAGGCCGAGGACCAATCCCAGGCAGAGGGCCGACAGCGCAAGTTGAAGTGTCATCAGCATGCCGGCGGCCAGGGCCGGGCCGAATCCATAGAGATCGAAGTTCATGGCGTTGTTTGTCTAGAGGGCAGGCGCTGCTGCCTGTAAAGGCAGGCAACAGCGCGGGTCAGGCAGGTCAGAGGATGCTGAACGGGAAGTACTTGTCGTTGATCTTCTTGTAGGTGCCGTCGGCGATGATTTCTTTCAGTGCTTCGCTCAGCTTGTCGCGCAGCGGGTCGCCTTTGCGCACCGCGATGCCGATCTTGTCGTCAACAGGAAGCGCGTCGCCTTTGAACTCGAAGCTCTGGCCTTCCTTGCCTTTCAGCCACTCATAGCTGGCGTATTTGTCGCCGAGCAGTGCGTCGAGGCGGCCCGAGGCCAGGTCGAGAAAGGCGTTTTCCTGGGAGTCGTACAGCTTGACGGTCACGTCGTCGCCCCAGTTGTCTTCCAGCCACGAGCCGGAAAGCGTCGCACGCTGTGCGCCGATGGTCTTGCCCTTCAGCGTTTCCTTGATGGCGGCCAGGTCGCCGCTGAGGTTGGTGGTTTTTGGCGCGACGAACTGCAGCTTGTTGGAGTAGTACGGAATAGTGAAATCCACGGCCTGCTTGCGTTCGTCGGTGATCGACATCGACGAGATCAGGAAGTCGAACTTCTCCGCGTTGAGCGCTGGAATGATGCCGTCCCAATCGGAGGTGACGGTTTCACAGGTCACTTTCATCTTGGCGCACAGGGCGTTGCCGATTTCCACGTCGAAGCCCACAACCTGACCGCTGGCGTCCTTGTTGTTGAACGGGGGATAGGCGCCCTCGATGCCCATTTTCAGGGTCTCGGCAGCAAAGGCGCTGGAGGCCATGGCGAGGGTGGCGGCAGCGGCCAACAGAATAGTTCTCAGGGTCTGCATCGATGTTGCTCCGTTAGCGATTGCTGGACATGAATTGTTTGCAGCGCGCCGACCGCGGGTCATCGAAGACTTGGTCTGGCGATCCTTGTTCTTCTACCAGCCCTTGGTGCAGGAAAACCACTTCGCTGGACACCTGCCGGGCGAAATTCATTTCGTGGGTCACCATCAGCATGGTCCGGCCTTCTTCGGCCAGGCCACGAATAACGCTAAGTACTTCCTGCACCATCTCGGGATCGAGGGCAGAGGTAGGTTCATCGAACAGAATGACCCTGGGCTGCATCGCGAGCGTGCGCGCAATGGCGGCACGTTGTTGCTGGCCGCCCGACAACTGCGCCGGATAGGCATGACGCTTGTCGGCGATCCCCACTTTGGCCAACAGCGCTTCGGCGACTTCAGTGGCCTCGGCTTTGCTTTGCCCCAGCACGCGGCGCGGCGCCTCGGTGATGTTATCGAGGACGGTCATGTGCGGCCAGAGATTGAAATTCTGAAAGACAAAACCGATCTCGCTGCGCAGGCGGTTGATCTGACGGTTGTCGGCGGCGATCAGTTCACCTTTGCGGGTGGCTTTGAGCTTGAGCTCTTCCCCGGCAATGAGAATCTGCCCTTGATGGGGGTTCTCCAGCAAATTGATGCAGCGCAGCAGCGTCGACTTGCCTGAGCCAGAGGAACCCAGAATCGAAATCACGTCGCCATCGCGCGCACTCAGCGAGATGCCCTTGAGCACGTCGAGTTGGCCGTAGCGTTTGTGCAGATTGCGGATCTCCAGGGCGGGCGTGGCCTCGGCCATGTTCAGTCCTCGTGTGTTCGGTGGGCTCATCGGGTTGGCCCAGCTGGACACAACCTGGCGGTCGCACAGTCGTGCGGCGCGAGCTTCATAAGGATGAGCTTGATGAGCGCTGGCGTTGAATGCCGTTGCGCAAAAAGGGCGCGATGGTGCCAGCTTTACCCGCCGTGGGGAAGGGTGTTTCGGCCATGCAGGCGATTGGCGGCTGTTCTTGTGCGCTTATTTGGTGCCATTTGGTCCTGAGTGTGTATTTTCGGTGCGGCTAATCGTCACCCTCCTGTTGCTCCAAGTAACGTTTCCTACATGAGTGGCGAATTGCTATTGCATTCATGGACTTGCGGAAATCGTCTGGAGTGGGCGTATCCCGCTGCGACGTCGTATTTGAAACATCTTGGCGTAATTCTTGCGTAAAAAATAAATAACAGAGCTGTTGTGTTCTCTTTACGAAGAGCCGCTACACGTCCTGATCCGTACAAAATCCTTCTAAGGTTGGTTCCATGAGCAGTACACCCAACGCTTCAAACCTTGAACAAGGGCTCAAACCGCGGCACATCACGATGCTCTCTATCGCCGGCGTCATCGGCGCCGGCCTCTTCGTCGGCTCCGGCCACGCGATCGCCGAAGCGGGGCCGGCCGTGCTTCTGGCGTACGGCGCCGCAGGCACACTGGTGGTGCTGGTGATGCGGATGCTGGCGGAAATGGCTGTCGCTTCGCCTGACACCGGTTCTTTTTCGACCTACGCCGACCGCGCGATCGGGCACTGGGCCGGCTTCACCATCGGTTGGTTGTACTGGTGGTTCTGGGTGCTGGTCATTCCGCTGGAAGCCAACGCTGCCGCGACGATTCTGCACGCATGGTTCCCGAACGTGGCGATCTGGGCGTTCACACTGGTGATCACTCTGCTGCTGACCGCGACCAACCTGTTCAGCGTGAAGAACTACGGAGAGTTCGAGTTCTGGTTCGCACTGATCAAAGTGCTCGCGATCATCGGCTTTGTGGTGCTGGGCATTGCGGCGGTGTTGGGTCTGCTGCCGAACAGCCAAGTCAGCGGCGTCAGTCACCTGTATGACACCCAGGGTTTCCTGCCTAACGGCATGGGTGCAGTGCTGGCAGCGATGCTGACCACCATGTTCTCGTTCATGGGAACGGAGATCGTCACCATCGCGGCGGCGGAATCGAAGAATCCTGGCCAGCAAATCACCAAGGCCACCAACTCGGTGATCTGGCGGATCTGCCTGTTCTACCTGCTGTCGATCTTCCTAGTCGTCGCGCTGGTGCCGTGGAACGACAGCCGCTTGGCTGACGTGGGTTCGTACCAGACCGTGCTCGACCTGATGGGCATTCCAAACGCTAAGCTGATTGTCGACATCGTCGTGCTGGTCGCCGTGACCAGTTGCCTGAACTCGGCGCTGTACACGGCTTCACGCATGCTGTTTTCCCTCGGCAAACGTGGCGACGCGCCTGCTGTTTCCCAGCGCACCACCAAAGCCGGCACGCCTTATTGGGCGGTGCTGCTGTCGACCGGTGCCGCGTTTGCCGCCGTGTTCGCCAACTACGTCGCACCCGCAGCGGTGTTCGACTTCCTGCTGGCAAGCTCGGGCGCCATCGCGCTGTTGGTGTACCTGGTGATCGCCGTGTCCCAGCTGCGTATGCGCCGCAAGCGCGAAGCAGAAGGCCAGGCGGTGGACTTCCGCATGTGGCTGTTCCCCGGCCTGACCTGGACGGTGATCGTGTTCATCGTCGCCGTGCTGACCATCATGCTGTTCCAGGAAGGCCACCGTATGGAAATCATCGCCACCGGGCTGCTGAGCCTGATGGTCGTGGCAGCAGGCCTGATCGTTTCAAGCCGTCGCAAGGCGGGGAAGGCAGGGAAAGTTGTTTTGAATTGATGGGGAAGTGAGTCGGTTGTGACCGACCGCTGTCGAGAAGCCGCTATCAGGGATGATGGCGGTTTTTTTTATGGATTTTCCAAAGGAGCAGGAATAAATCCTTGTTCCCGTAGCGCCTTGATGACACCCCGTATCAAGTAATTATTGGAAAAACCAATGGTGTATTGCCTTGCGCCTTCATTGATGGGTAAGAGCATCCCCTGAGCAACCAGCTTTTTGATGAGGTACGTACGTTGAGCGCTATTCAAGTCCGGGACTGCACTTGATAGATCTGCAGATTTCACCAGCCTCGCTTTGATGGCTAGCGCCAGTACCAGCTCTTCTGTTTCTGTGATCCATCGCCGTTGGCGAGCGAACGCAATGGCTGGGGTTAAGATATTGCGAGTGAGATATTCATAACGAGTGAGTAAGTCCACCTTATTCAGCTCGTCACGAACCCCCTGCAATACGTAGGTGCACCACATTTCTAGCCCTTGGCTGGTTCCAGAATCTGCCGTGCTCAACATTGCGTAATAGCGTTCACGGTTGTTGCAAAACACAGCCGTGGGATTTAGCACGCGCCCCCCGGTGCTTACGTTGAAGCCGTATTTCATCAGCAGCGCATAAGTAATGAGCCGGACTACCCGACCGTTGCCGTTGCCAAAGGGGTGAATCCATCCGAACCGATGATGTGCCAAGGCAACCTTCATGAGGTCATATTTTGGTGAGTCTGCGTTGTTAACGAACTCGACCAGTTCCTGCATGTAGCCCGAAATCAGAATCGCGTCGGGCGGTAGGTGATCAGACTGAGATATTCGCACTTGGCTTTGACGGTACGCACCTGGCGTCTTGTCTCCTTCACGATCCAGATCGA contains the following coding sequences:
- a CDS encoding nuclear transport factor 2 family protein, translating into MPQPNNAPSPRPAPDFNALLRANLEQVFNERDANKRIAAIQQLFSAEPTMYEPEGVVTGQAAISDVAGALLEQFGPDFSFVAQGVAVGHHGMAYLRWHAGPKEGPVVVTGADVAEVVDGKIVRLWVLLDPPAQ
- a CDS encoding methyltransferase; protein product: MPLTPTQLQSRFAALDAFLLEHQALWRPRPFTHHHLPWESQHPELSRWLRQRSLEEAEAAHSHPELLDAPQPFAQLALQSKALSEIDALPPVSLAPVSSRMSVDVPGRKWQQIEAFASRLSFQRQPTHWLDWCSGKGHLGRRLAHGGQLLTCLEYDADLVESGRQLSEKLGITADHLHQDVMADDAARRLGTHHTPVALHACGDLHVRLMHLASDARCRQLAIAPCCYNRIVGEHYLPISQRGKASALTLSIDDLGLPLSETVTAGARVRRQRDISMARRLGFDLLQRELRGVDDYLPTPSLPGAWLDKPFADYCRDLAELKQLPSPGIQDWTALEAAGWRRLAEVRNLELLRNLFRRPLEMWLILDRALYLTECGYDVHIGTFCDSQVTPRNLLILAERP
- a CDS encoding ABC transporter permease, which codes for MSWEFVLKWLPKLLHGATVTLELVAVAVIAGLILAIPLGIARASRNAYVRALPYAYIFFFRGTPLLVQLFLVYYGLAQFDVVTKGPLWPYLRDPFFCAALTMTLHTTAYIAEILRGAIQAVPPGEIEAARALGMSRGKALLYIILPRAARIGLPAYSNEVILMLKASALASTVTLLDITGMARTINARTYMPEQTFLIAGLIYLVMSFVLVQGFKLLERYLRVDASQGR
- a CDS encoding ABC transporter permease, producing MNFDLYGFGPALAAGMLMTLQLALSALCLGLVLGLLGALAKTSPNRALQWLGGTYSTLVRGIPELLWVLLIYFGTVSSMRAIGKLFDIPNLSLSAFAAGVIALGLCFGAYATEVFRGAMLSIPKGHREAGLALGMSRSRIFFKLVMPQMWRIALPGLGNLFMILMKDTALVSVIGLEEVMRHAQIAVTSTKQPFTFYMVAALMYLCMTALSMIGLAWLEKRASVGFARSAS
- a CDS encoding ABC transporter substrate-binding protein, with the protein product MQTLRTILLAAAATLAMASSAFAAETLKMGIEGAYPPFNNKDASGQVVGFDVEIGNALCAKMKVTCETVTSDWDGIIPALNAEKFDFLISSMSITDERKQAVDFTIPYYSNKLQFVAPKTTNLSGDLAAIKETLKGKTIGAQRATLSGSWLEDNWGDDVTVKLYDSQENAFLDLASGRLDALLGDKYASYEWLKGKEGQSFEFKGDALPVDDKIGIAVRKGDPLRDKLSEALKEIIADGTYKKINDKYFPFSIL
- a CDS encoding ABC transporter ATP-binding protein; the protein is MAEATPALEIRNLHKRYGQLDVLKGISLSARDGDVISILGSSGSGKSTLLRCINLLENPHQGQILIAGEELKLKATRKGELIAADNRQINRLRSEIGFVFQNFNLWPHMTVLDNITEAPRRVLGQSKAEATEVAEALLAKVGIADKRHAYPAQLSGGQQQRAAIARTLAMQPRVILFDEPTSALDPEMVQEVLSVIRGLAEEGRTMLMVTHEMNFARQVSSEVVFLHQGLVEEQGSPDQVFDDPRSARCKQFMSSNR
- the gabP gene encoding GABA permease, with the protein product MSSTPNASNLEQGLKPRHITMLSIAGVIGAGLFVGSGHAIAEAGPAVLLAYGAAGTLVVLVMRMLAEMAVASPDTGSFSTYADRAIGHWAGFTIGWLYWWFWVLVIPLEANAAATILHAWFPNVAIWAFTLVITLLLTATNLFSVKNYGEFEFWFALIKVLAIIGFVVLGIAAVLGLLPNSQVSGVSHLYDTQGFLPNGMGAVLAAMLTTMFSFMGTEIVTIAAAESKNPGQQITKATNSVIWRICLFYLLSIFLVVALVPWNDSRLADVGSYQTVLDLMGIPNAKLIVDIVVLVAVTSCLNSALYTASRMLFSLGKRGDAPAVSQRTTKAGTPYWAVLLSTGAAFAAVFANYVAPAAVFDFLLASSGAIALLVYLVIAVSQLRMRRKREAEGQAVDFRMWLFPGLTWTVIVFIVAVLTIMLFQEGHRMEIIATGLLSLMVVAAGLIVSSRRKAGKAGKVVLN
- a CDS encoding Fic family protein, with the protein product MPNFFHYDLKLLNPTFDSELVDVLSELEHLRKLRLEGDTPAPVFFQLKSIFHTLESLGSARIEGNHTTLADYIDSKVGGKTDDTDQLREVANIEKAMDYIEERVTHGSPLTEHFIRELHAMTVLDLDREGDKTPGAYRQSQVRISQSDHLPPDAILISGYMQELVEFVNNADSPKYDLMKVALAHHRFGWIHPFGNGNGRVVRLITYALLMKYGFNVSTGGRVLNPTAVFCNNRERYYAMLSTADSGTSQGLEMWCTYVLQGVRDELNKVDLLTRYEYLTRNILTPAIAFARQRRWITETEELVLALAIKARLVKSADLSSAVPDLNSAQRTYLIKKLVAQGMLLPINEGARQYTIGFSNNYLIRGVIKALREQGFIPAPLENP